Proteins encoded in a region of the Anopheles aquasalis chromosome 2, idAnoAquaMG_Q_19, whole genome shotgun sequence genome:
- the LOC126581633 gene encoding uncharacterized protein LOC126581633 — MIVVAITGRRKHEMWIPLLLLPWLLSFVPDSVRGIKLTGLRVPKYAILGHSVRLECPYEMEGDELYSVRWYKDGNEFYRFVPRDKPEMQVFPQRGVSVNVHNSSNNHVTLETVKLSSSGKYLCEVSAEAPDFQTVSQHGEMLVVVLPDEDPIISGGKARYQINDYVRVNCTSGRARPAAQLAWYINSELVDPTLLRRYPTIVSFPDQLETSILGLEFRVKQKHFRRGDMKLKCLATIHNVYWKSNEESVESDKPQKAPILESRKSGLSSTVTRADRVHAGNGATRSADHDRILLLLLCALFSLALVTTDHR; from the exons ATGATTGTTGTCGCCATTACTGGCCGTAGGAAGCATGAAATGTGGATtccattgttgctgctaccgtggttgctttcgtttgtgCCAG ATTCCGTTCGCGGTATTAAGCTGACCGGGTTGAGGGTCCCCAAGTACGCGATCCTGGGCCATTCCGTGCGGCTCGAGTGTCCGTACGAGATGGAAGGTGACGAGCTGTACTCGGTCCGGTGGTACAAGGATGGCAATGAGTTTTATCGCTTCGTGCCACGAGATAAACCGGAAATGCAAGTCTTTCCGCAGCGTGGTGTGTCGGTGAAT GTGCACAATTCTTCCAATAATCACGTTACACTCGAAACCGTTAAGCTCTCTTCGAGCGGGAAGTATCTTTGTGAAGTGTCCGCCGAGGCGCCCGATTTCCAGACCGTCTCACAGCACGGTGAAATGTTGGTCGTAG TTCTGCCCGATGAGGACCCCATCATTTCCGGTGGTAAGGCTCGGTATCAGATCAACGATTATGTGCGCGTGAACTGTACATCCGGTAGGGCGCGGCCAGCGGCCCAGCTTGCCTGGTACATTAACAGTGAGCTCGTCGATCCAACGCTCCTGCGACGGTATCCAACGATCGTCTCATTTCCGGATCAACTAGAAACGTCCATTCTGGGGTTGGAGTTTCGCGTCAAACAGAAACACTTTCGTCGGGGTGACATGAAACTCAAG TGCCTCGCCACCATCCACAACGTGTACTGGAAGAGCAACGAGGAGAGCGTGGAGAGCGACAAACCGCAAAAAGCGCCCATACTTGAGTCACGCAAATCGGGCCTCTCGTCGACGGTTACTCGTGCAGATCGTGTTCACG ccGGTAATGGGGCCACCCGGTCCGCGGACCATGATCGCATTCTGCTGCTCTTGTTGTGCGCCTTGTTCTCCTTGGCGTTAGTGACCACGGACCATCGGTAA